The nucleotide window ATTACTGCTGGGGTATTTTAGACCAGGAGAATGTGTTGAAATTTCAAGTACCAagtagaaggaagaaggaaaattgttttcttttcactgattACTGCTGTGCTACATGGTGTCCAaaagttttgtctttttcatttttttatttcccttcccCAGATTTTACAGCAGCTATGGCTGATATGATCACCTTGTTCATAGTCATGGAAATACAGCCTCTTTCCTGATTCTGTGTGGTGATGAGTAATAAGATTGTTTCTGCAGAGGGGTGAAAGGGTCTTAAAACTAGTTTGCTTTCTCATAAATAGAGAGATCCTGAGAAGATGCCTAACATCTCCCTGAAGATTAAATTTCTGctagtgttttaaaaatttttttaaattaattttttatggaGGCATAATTGACACACAACATTATATTGTTTTCAGGTGTTCATTCTATTAgtttaaattgcatttttaaaagggtCTGTTTCTTTACATTCTGAACAATTTGTGATTGGGCATAAAATCAGCTTACATGAATGTCCTGTTCCTCAACTGCAGCACTCTAAGGCAAAAGTGGTTTTGTAGGAATGTGTGCATTTGCAGGTTTAAATGGGATCTGATTTATATTGTGCCAAGCACCATTACTGACAATTATGGAGGCTTTGAAATgaaattatgtctaaaaaatataTGTGGCATATGTTCTATGCCAATTAAAAAACATGCCTGAggaactttctttctttattttttaatcccaCAAATCCTGCTAAAATCTAAGAATTGTGCAAACTGatttagttttttctttatatagatATAGTGTTTATACCACTAAAGTTTTGAACATTAGACAATTTAAAATCACCTCTCATTTGCAATAATAAATCTTAATGGAAGCTCACAGAATTCTTACTAGACACCAAGCTATGTGCCAAGTGGTTTGTATGGATTATTATTTTACTCTGCTTTATAATCTCCATGGCCTAATTGCTCTGTTTAATATGAACATATGGAAGATCTGAATGCTCAGTTGATAACGCATACACACACGAGTCACACACACTAAACCATtgtgaagaaaagaaacaagaacaatctttaaaaaaccaaaaagttAAAGTCATGTGACAGATTTaggaaattctttttatttacatAGAAATGTGTACACATACTTTCTCTGTACACAGAAAATCtaagtgtatatacacatatggttCCCACATATTTTACAGTAGATAGTAGTTTAATCTTGTTCCTaggttaaaataaaatgatgtctCAAAGTATTTCACACCAATCACAAAATTACAAAAGCACCCGATGAACTCAGAGCAAAAATTTCAAGCCTGTATTACCACACACTAAGCCTAGTACAATTtttacaaaagacaaaaaacaaacactgtGCAGGTATCACCAGGAAAAGGAAAGGACTAGAGATGCAAAATAGAGACGAGAGCTGTTGGCTTTTTGAACAATGTGGTAAGAGCATTTTATAGTAAGAGCATTTCGTTCTTCCTTCGGTTGTCAATTCAGTGTTTTACTTtgatattttacagataagaagggggaaaaagttGACAGCTATCGTAAAAGGGGTAACCATTCCATGAATCTTCCACGTTctagaaacacttttttttactGGTCAGCCAGATTCTCTCTTCGTGCTAATTCAAAGATCATCCAGTTCTATGACACAGATGACATTTGACCCCCTCAGAGAAGATGAAAAGGAGGTGGTTATGAGGCAACATTCATTAGGAAGTTATCCCAAAAGCCTAGGGAGCCATGTGTCTCTGTTATTAGCACGATAACAATTATCATTGTTTAAATAAACTCCTTATTTCCacaatttgtttcttcatttaaatAGCTAAATGCAAGGAGAACTTAATCTTAATCTCACAGGCTAGAAATAATGAATACATCATCCTGGAATTTCCTCCTTCCAATTCCAATCTTTCTCCAATTCTAGCTAGCCTAGGAAACAATTGCTTTCTCTCAATTTCAAAGTTGTTCTACACAGGTATACAAAAATCATACCACCAAATGAATACAATTAGGTTACAGGGGGAAAACAGAGTTGTGATATTTTTGACAACCTCACATCATTGAATCTGGCAAAACAATCTAAAAACATCCTGATCATCGTCATTGTTGAACTGACTTATACATCcagatttgcttttttaatatactaatATTACTACTCAGATGAGAATCCTAAGGATGGTGACCAACTCAAGGGTAAGTGTTTAAATCCCACTCCACTCAACTCTAGCTCAGATAATAATGTGTTTCATTCCACTGGGGCACTGTAACTTCACACATGAGTTTTGAAGCAAATTTTACCCCTTCATCTCTCATATCACTAACAGCACAGACATGGGAAAAAagacagcaataaaaaagaattcaatgTCAGAAATGTGATTCATCTATCAAATACAATCTTTTCAGTTACTTTACTGGATCTTCTATCTTTAAGGTAACTTTCCAAAACATACTTCAAAGGCAGGCTCATTTCAAGAGCAATGTTTAACACATGCAGTATTTGGTTCTTTCCTGTTCCATGTTGCTACCTTCGACTCTTAGAGAAATAAGAATAGCTGGAGGAGTCAGCCTTAGGAGAAAGAGATCTTATGAGAGAGTTATGGTTTCATATACAGTTTGACTGTTTAGATTAAGGTACTTAAGACCATAACAAACACATTTCAACTTTtaagatgtttgtttttcttttttaaatttgaaaacctTATAGGGAATGAAGGTTCACTGCCAGAAACAAAAGGGATCCTTTGCCATGGAGAGCTGAGCTTGGTTCTTGGTGGTTCTATTAATAACTGAGTATATATTTACCCTTCCTTTTTATTGTCCATGGGAAGATTCAGCCAGAAGATAAGTAGGGAGTCTCGCTATGGTAATTGTAGTCAGGACAGACCTTTTGCACAAGTTTATAATCAACACTGTAAAAGGCAATGTAGATGCAAATGACCTTGAAGGGCTTGGAACACAACCAGGATACATGGCTCTGAGTCTGCTCCTGGTAGCAGATCTTGGATGGGTCAAAATTGCACAGGGCAGTCTTCTTGGCCCGATCTGTTTTTTCATACTCAATGCGACAGTTGAAAGACTTGGATTCCTTGGTCTCCAAGGTAGACTGCGGGGAAACTTCAAACTCCACCACTTTGGAGGGGGGTACCAAACTCACTGAAACGTTACCCAGGCCGGTGGAATTATGTCGGAAATAAACACTGAAGGTTCCATTACCATGGTCAACGATTTTCCCCGTGATGAGGAGGTTGAGTTTCACAGTTTTAATGTTGGAATGGAAGTCACCCCATccaaacattttcttaaattttcctgTTTTCACTATTGGCCTCCTTTTAGTTCTTGCCAATGGTTCCTGAACCTCTGTGATGTTGGCCAGCCAGTCCCAAAAGTTCTCCATGCTGTCTGCATAGGCCAAGTGTCCAGGCTTGGGGACTGGAGACTGTTTAACAAACAGGCGCAGAGGGTTGATGATCCGCGAGTGCACCACATTACCCACCAGGGTCCCTGGGGCATCTTTGTCTTCCCAATCCAGTCCCTCCGTGGCGTGCACCACCTTCTCACTGTCACAAAACAGCtgttcaaaaggaagaaagaaaagtataCTTTAGGTTGGGCTGTGAGTCCACATATACCAAAGCCAAAGCACTGGGGTAATTCCTGTAGTATTATTTCGCTTCCTGCTAAATACCATTTCACATACACAGTGGGGCTCTGCAGTGTAACAAGATGACCATATCATTCAAGCAGTGCAAATCTGTGACTACAAACATGGAAGTGATGAGATTAGGCAGAGAGGACAGTTGGTTCTTTGTATACGCAGGTTCTGAATCCACTGGATTTAACCAAcactgaattaaaattaaaactgaacaaaatatCCCAACTGCCCCCAACTCAAACACAGaaatttccaaaaagcaaaacgtGAATTTGTCACAttctggcaactatttacattgtattaggcatTATAAATAATCTAGGGATGGTTTAAAATATACAGAAGTatgtgcataggttatatgcaTATACTAAACTATCTCATATAAGGAATTTAAATATC belongs to Capra hircus breed San Clemente chromosome 2, ASM170441v1, whole genome shotgun sequence and includes:
- the NXPH2 gene encoding neurexophilin-2, with translation MRLRPLPLVVVPGLLQLLFCDSEKVVHATEGLDWEDKDAPGTLVGNVVHSRIINPLRLFVKQSPVPKPGHLAYADSMENFWDWLANITEVQEPLARTKRRPIVKTGKFKKMFGWGDFHSNIKTVKLNLLITGKIVDHGNGTFSVYFRHNSTGLGNVSVSLVPPSKVVEFEVSPQSTLETKESKSFNCRIEYEKTDRAKKTALCNFDPSKICYQEQTQSHVSWLCSKPFKVICIYIAFYSVDYKLVQKVCPDYNYHSETPYLSSG